A genomic stretch from Chryseobacterium sp. SNU WT5 includes:
- a CDS encoding heavy metal translocating P-type ATPase, producing MSENCFHCGQNIEKERIAFDEKTFCCNGCKSVYEILNMNDLGNFYELNKRSGIRPNNENAGQFDYLDTPEVFTKVTDFSEGNTSLVTFKIPVIHCSSCIWLLESLQTLNENINYSQVNFTRKNVQISFNHNELKLSELAKFLTNLGYKPVINLETAEKKEEHFDKTLVIKLAIAGFAFGNGMFLSYPEYAEQVMGTTDFWMEQYKNLFRFTMFLLATPVVLYSASDYFKSAWFGLKNKIVNIDVPIVLGVLMLYGRSIYEVLTDYGPGYFDTLCGLLFFMLLGKLFQKRTYDALSYDRDYKSFYPIAVTKVDFSGKQQNILLNELNVGDRIMVRNQEIIPVDAILIQGEGNIDNSFITGESASIPKKPGDKIFAGGKQVGSVLELEVIKTVNQSYLTQLWNKEAFKKFETGLDTMTNDISKYFTFVILGITLLAGIYWGQQDFEKMFQVVAAILIVACPCALALSAPFTLGHIMRIMGRNKFYVKDTLTIEKLSKIDTLVFDKTGTITHNKKATILFEGPEMQEFDLKNLKSLLKNSNHPLSKSLYDFLEIDDEYFLIENFVETAGKGYFATLRGKSYKIGSASFTGQPSKNLETAVYISCENHFLGKYIFTNEYRENTSGMFSELKDYQLNILSGDNSSEEDYLKKLVPTVAMMKFNQSPEDKLNFIRELQDQHQKVAMMGDGLNDAGALKQSNVGIAVADDTHSFTPSSDVIMAGEKMNELKKYFDLSKDAVKIVKFTFAISLFYNVIGLSFAVTGHLSPLVAAVLMPISSISVVIFTSLATWIRSIKYFKINK from the coding sequence TTGTCAGAAAACTGTTTCCACTGCGGTCAAAATATCGAGAAAGAGCGTATCGCCTTTGATGAGAAGACTTTTTGTTGTAACGGATGCAAATCGGTATACGAAATCCTGAATATGAATGATTTAGGAAATTTCTATGAACTAAATAAACGTTCGGGAATTCGTCCTAATAATGAAAATGCTGGACAGTTTGACTATTTAGACACTCCCGAAGTTTTCACTAAAGTAACCGATTTCTCAGAAGGAAACACTTCTCTAGTTACATTTAAAATCCCGGTAATTCACTGTTCGTCCTGTATTTGGCTTCTAGAAAGCCTGCAGACCCTGAATGAAAACATTAATTATTCCCAGGTAAATTTCACCCGGAAAAATGTTCAGATTTCCTTTAATCATAACGAATTAAAGTTGAGTGAACTGGCAAAATTCCTTACGAATCTAGGGTATAAACCCGTTATCAATTTAGAAACAGCCGAAAAAAAGGAAGAACATTTTGATAAAACATTAGTAATCAAACTTGCAATTGCTGGCTTTGCGTTCGGAAACGGAATGTTTCTCAGTTATCCCGAATATGCAGAACAGGTAATGGGAACCACCGATTTCTGGATGGAACAATACAAGAATCTCTTTCGATTCACCATGTTTCTTTTAGCGACACCAGTCGTCCTCTATTCTGCATCAGATTATTTCAAATCAGCTTGGTTTGGATTGAAAAACAAAATTGTCAACATCGATGTCCCTATTGTTCTGGGTGTTTTGATGCTATATGGAAGAAGCATCTACGAGGTTTTAACCGATTATGGTCCAGGGTATTTTGACACATTATGCGGCCTTTTATTCTTCATGCTTCTCGGAAAACTATTTCAAAAAAGAACTTACGATGCCCTTTCCTACGATCGAGATTATAAATCCTTCTATCCGATTGCAGTTACTAAAGTAGATTTCAGTGGTAAACAACAAAATATTTTACTCAATGAATTAAATGTTGGTGATCGCATCATGGTCCGTAATCAAGAAATCATACCAGTTGACGCGATTTTAATTCAGGGAGAAGGAAACATCGACAACAGCTTTATAACCGGTGAAAGCGCCTCTATTCCTAAAAAACCGGGCGACAAAATTTTTGCTGGTGGAAAACAGGTGGGTTCCGTTCTTGAACTGGAAGTAATCAAAACGGTGAATCAAAGCTACCTGACCCAACTTTGGAACAAAGAAGCATTCAAGAAATTCGAAACGGGACTTGATACCATGACGAATGACATCAGTAAATATTTCACTTTTGTAATTTTAGGAATTACCTTACTTGCTGGAATTTACTGGGGCCAACAAGATTTTGAAAAAATGTTCCAGGTGGTTGCTGCAATACTGATTGTTGCTTGTCCATGTGCCTTAGCATTATCTGCGCCCTTTACTTTGGGGCATATTATGAGAATTATGGGTCGCAATAAATTCTATGTCAAAGATACGCTGACCATCGAAAAATTATCAAAAATAGATACTTTAGTTTTTGACAAAACGGGAACGATTACGCACAATAAAAAAGCAACGATTCTCTTTGAAGGCCCAGAAATGCAGGAATTTGATCTTAAAAATTTAAAAAGCCTGCTAAAAAATTCCAATCATCCTCTATCCAAAAGTCTTTACGATTTTTTAGAAATCGATGATGAATATTTCCTAATAGAAAATTTTGTCGAAACGGCAGGTAAAGGCTACTTCGCAACATTAAGAGGAAAATCTTACAAAATTGGGTCAGCATCTTTTACCGGGCAACCTTCCAAAAATTTAGAAACTGCGGTTTATATTTCATGCGAGAACCATTTTTTGGGAAAATACATCTTTACTAACGAATACCGTGAAAATACCTCCGGAATGTTTTCTGAATTAAAAGACTATCAACTCAATATTTTGAGTGGAGACAATTCCTCAGAAGAAGATTATTTAAAAAAATTAGTACCCACGGTGGCAATGATGAAATTTAATCAAAGTCCAGAAGACAAACTAAATTTTATCAGAGAATTACAGGATCAGCATCAAAAAGTAGCCATGATGGGCGACGGTCTAAATGACGCAGGCGCATTAAAGCAAAGTAACGTAGGAATTGCTGTCGCAGACGACACTCACTCTTTTACACCCTCATCAGATGTAATTATGGCAGGTGAGAAAATGAACGAATTGAAAAAGTACTTTGACCTTTCCAAAGATGCTGTTAAAATCGTCAAATTCACCTTCGCAATCAGTTTGTTTTATAATGTCATTGGATTATCTTTTGCGGTTACCGGCCATTTATCACCTTTGGTTGCTGCGGTTTTAATGCCAATAAGTTCCATCAGTGTGGTAATTTTCACCTCACTTGCAACATGGATTCGATCGATTAAATATTTTAAGATCAACAAGTAA
- a CDS encoding cbb3-type cytochrome oxidase subunit 3: MIPQSVKDIVANGSNVGLYQTIAMLLFIIFFLGIVWYVFSRPKKFYEEQENAPLNDDIEDTDL, translated from the coding sequence ATGATACCACAAAGTGTAAAAGACATCGTAGCAAATGGTAGTAATGTTGGTCTCTACCAAACTATTGCCATGCTCTTATTTATCATTTTCTTCTTAGGTATTGTTTGGTACGTTTTTTCAAGACCCAAAAAGTTTTATGAAGAACAAGAAAATGCACCATTAAATGATGATATAGAAGATACAGATCTTTAA
- the ccoN gene encoding cytochrome-c oxidase, cbb3-type subunit I, whose protein sequence is METQKFSYDNNIVRAFLYATVVFGIVGFLLGLTAALMLFYPELPEYFFGTDDATIASLQSGNLQGLINTHGAFGFGRIRMLHTSAVIFAFVCNGFFAGAYYSLQRLLKTRMYSDTLSWIHFWGWQLMIVAVVITFLMGINTSKEYAEHEWPIDILITVIWLVFGVNMFVTILRRRVRHLYVAIWFYLGTWVAIAMLHIFNNLEVPLTFTGWKSYSAYAGVKDALVQWWYGHNAVAFVLTTPILGLMYYFLPKAADRPVFSYKLSIIHFWSLIFVYIWAGPHHLQYTAIPGWAQALATGFSIMLIAPSWGGMLNGLLTLRGAWDKVRENPVLKFFVVAITCYGMATFEGPILATKTLNKIGHYTDWVIGHVHVGALGWNGFMTFGMIYYLLPIMWRTKLWSTKLANWHFWLGTLGIIFYAVPLYIAGFTQGLMWKQFNPDGTLVYKNWLDTVTAIIPYYEMRFLGGLLYISGAILMCVNVVATVRNGSFQKNVPAEAPPLAKISNQRKEGEGFHLWIERMPTLLTVLSFIAVAIGGFLEIVPTLTIKENVPTIAAVKPYSPLELEGRDLYIREGCNSCHTQMIRPFRDEVVRFNGKNGQYSKAGEFIYDRPFLWGSKRTGPDLHREGGKNPSSWHYKHMLNPRVTSAGSIMPRYPWLIARDLDRSQMVAKIELMKNVFDVPYSKAQIDSADAWADNQAAAIVKDIYAEAADVKKAYADKKAADGENFVPLEKKEIVALIAYLQRLGTDIKTTEIKTASTN, encoded by the coding sequence ATGGAGACACAAAAGTTTAGTTATGACAATAACATTGTGCGCGCATTCCTTTATGCAACAGTAGTTTTTGGTATTGTTGGATTTTTATTAGGACTTACTGCGGCCTTAATGTTATTCTACCCAGAACTTCCGGAATATTTTTTTGGAACTGACGATGCTACCATCGCGAGTTTACAAAGCGGAAATCTACAAGGTTTAATTAATACCCATGGTGCATTTGGTTTCGGCCGTATCAGAATGCTGCACACCAGTGCGGTAATTTTTGCATTCGTATGTAATGGTTTCTTCGCAGGAGCTTATTATTCATTGCAAAGATTGTTAAAAACCAGAATGTATAGCGACACGCTTTCTTGGATTCACTTCTGGGGCTGGCAGTTAATGATTGTAGCGGTAGTTATTACGTTCCTTATGGGAATTAACACTTCAAAAGAATATGCAGAACATGAATGGCCAATCGACATTTTAATAACTGTTATTTGGCTGGTGTTCGGAGTTAATATGTTTGTAACGATTCTGAGAAGAAGAGTCCGTCACTTATACGTAGCTATCTGGTTCTACCTGGGAACTTGGGTTGCAATTGCGATGCTACACATTTTCAACAACTTAGAAGTTCCATTAACATTTACAGGATGGAAATCCTATTCTGCTTATGCTGGGGTTAAAGATGCTTTGGTCCAGTGGTGGTATGGTCACAATGCTGTAGCATTTGTATTGACAACACCAATTCTTGGTTTAATGTATTACTTCTTGCCAAAAGCAGCAGACAGACCAGTTTTCTCTTATAAACTTTCAATTATTCACTTCTGGTCATTAATCTTCGTTTATATCTGGGCAGGACCCCACCACTTGCAATACACTGCAATTCCTGGTTGGGCACAAGCTTTAGCAACAGGATTCTCGATTATGCTGATCGCACCATCTTGGGGTGGAATGCTTAACGGACTATTGACATTAAGAGGAGCTTGGGATAAAGTTAGGGAAAATCCAGTACTTAAATTCTTCGTCGTTGCAATTACCTGTTATGGTATGGCAACCTTTGAGGGCCCAATCTTAGCAACTAAAACATTAAATAAAATTGGTCACTACACGGATTGGGTTATCGGTCACGTTCACGTAGGAGCTTTAGGTTGGAACGGTTTCATGACTTTCGGGATGATTTATTATCTTCTTCCAATCATGTGGAGAACCAAACTATGGTCAACAAAATTAGCGAATTGGCATTTCTGGCTAGGAACTTTAGGAATCATTTTCTATGCAGTTCCTTTATATATAGCTGGATTTACACAAGGGTTAATGTGGAAACAATTCAATCCGGACGGAACATTGGTTTATAAAAACTGGTTGGATACCGTAACTGCAATTATTCCTTACTATGAAATGAGATTTCTAGGTGGATTACTTTATATTTCTGGTGCAATCTTAATGTGTGTAAACGTTGTTGCAACAGTGAGAAATGGATCATTCCAGAAAAATGTTCCTGCTGAGGCTCCACCATTGGCAAAAATCTCAAATCAGAGAAAAGAAGGAGAAGGATTTCACCTTTGGATTGAAAGAATGCCAACATTGCTTACCGTATTATCATTTATAGCGGTTGCTATTGGAGGTTTCTTAGAAATTGTACCTACGCTTACTATTAAAGAAAATGTACCTACGATCGCCGCTGTGAAACCTTATTCACCGCTGGAGCTGGAAGGTAGAGATCTTTATATCAGAGAAGGTTGTAACTCTTGCCATACGCAAATGATCAGACCTTTCCGAGATGAAGTTGTAAGATTCAACGGAAAAAATGGACAATACTCAAAAGCAGGTGAGTTTATTTATGACAGACCATTCCTTTGGGGATCCAAACGAACCGGACCGGATTTACATAGAGAAGGCGGTAAAAACCCAAGTTCTTGGCATTACAAACACATGTTGAATCCCAGAGTTACCTCTGCTGGCTCTATCATGCCACGTTATCCTTGGTTAATCGCAAGAGATCTGGATAGAAGCCAGATGGTTGCCAAAATAGAACTTATGAAGAATGTTTTTGATGTACCATATAGCAAGGCACAGATTGATTCAGCTGATGCATGGGCCGATAATCAAGCAGCAGCAATTGTAAAGGATATTTATGCGGAAGCAGCCGATGTGAAAAAAGCATATGCAGATAAAAAAGCTGCTGATGGTGAGAACTTTGTTCCATTAGAGAAGAAAGAGATCGTTGCATTAATCGCTTACCTTCAAAGGCTTGGTACCGACATTAAAACTACAGAAATTAAAACTGCAAGTACAAATTAA
- the ccoS gene encoding cbb3-type cytochrome oxidase assembly protein CcoS, with the protein MILCSVSLAAIFLVIFIISARKGQFEDDESPGVRILLETELIKEDRSAEKKPSQTEEVKNKTEEKSD; encoded by the coding sequence ATGATTCTTTGCAGTGTTTCACTGGCTGCCATTTTCTTAGTAATTTTTATAATTAGCGCTAGAAAAGGACAGTTTGAAGACGATGAGTCACCAGGAGTTAGGATATTGTTGGAGACGGAGCTCATAAAAGAAGATAGATCTGCAGAGAAAAAACCCTCGCAGACAGAAGAAGTAAAGAATAAAACAGAAGAAAAAAGTGATTAG